A single region of the Bdellovibrio bacteriovorus genome encodes:
- the fabG gene encoding 3-oxoacyl-ACP reductase FabG, producing MTNINFDFKNINAIVTGGAAGIGFQITQKFLEAGGNVSIWDYSEQALQTAKTEFAKYGAQVHVAQVDVTNRDSVAKAASSLPWAVDILVNNAGITRDKSFAKMGPEDWDAVISTNLTGLFNVTKTLLEKFNASSNHKRIINISSVVGLYGNFGQTNYAAAKAGVIGMTKTWGKELGRKGFTSNAIAPGFIMTAMTKAMPKEVLEGMAAKVPVTRLGETEDIANACLFLASEQASYINGTVLSVDGGIVL from the coding sequence ATGACAAATATTAATTTTGATTTTAAAAATATAAATGCAATCGTTACTGGTGGCGCTGCCGGTATCGGTTTTCAAATCACACAAAAATTCCTAGAAGCCGGCGGCAACGTTTCTATCTGGGATTATTCTGAACAAGCTTTGCAAACGGCAAAAACTGAATTCGCTAAATACGGAGCGCAAGTTCACGTTGCACAAGTCGATGTGACGAATCGTGACTCTGTCGCAAAAGCGGCGTCTTCATTGCCATGGGCTGTGGATATCCTTGTGAATAACGCCGGTATCACGCGCGATAAATCTTTTGCGAAAATGGGACCGGAAGATTGGGACGCTGTTATCAGTACAAATCTGACAGGTCTTTTCAACGTTACAAAAACGTTATTAGAAAAATTCAACGCAAGCTCTAACCACAAACGCATCATCAATATCTCCTCCGTGGTTGGACTTTATGGAAACTTCGGTCAAACGAATTACGCGGCGGCAAAAGCGGGCGTGATCGGTATGACAAAAACTTGGGGAAAAGAATTGGGCCGTAAGGGCTTCACTTCGAATGCCATCGCTCCAGGCTTCATTATGACAGCGATGACGAAAGCAATGCCGAAAGAAGTTCTTGAAGGTATGGCTGCCAAAGTTCCTGTAACTCGCCTTGGTGAAACTGAAGATATTGCAAACGCATGTTTGTTCTTGGCAAGTGAACAAGCGAGCTATATTAACGGCACGGTCTTGAGCGTTGATGGTGGAATTGTATTGTAA